From the Bacillus tuaregi genome, one window contains:
- the ybeY gene encoding rRNA maturation RNase YbeY, whose translation MSIMIDFIDETNELTAEDLERLEKLLFFAANKEAVEENSELSVTFVTNDRIQQINREYRDKDRPTDVISFAMEELGEGEIPLVGGDMPRVLGDIIISLAKAREQADEYGHSFIRELGFLAVHGFLHLLGYDHETVEDEKKMFSRQKDILDEFGLQR comes from the coding sequence ATGAGTATAATGATTGATTTTATTGACGAAACAAATGAACTGACAGCAGAGGACCTAGAAAGGCTTGAGAAGCTACTATTTTTTGCTGCCAATAAGGAAGCGGTCGAAGAAAATAGTGAGTTATCTGTCACCTTTGTCACAAATGATCGGATACAGCAGATTAACCGGGAATATAGAGATAAGGATCGTCCGACAGATGTTATTTCCTTTGCTATGGAAGAGCTCGGTGAAGGGGAAATACCATTAGTTGGAGGCGATATGCCGCGGGTCTTAGGCGATATTATTATTTCATTAGCGAAGGCAAGAGAGCAGGCCGATGAATATGGACATTCTTTTATCAGAGAGCTTGGTTTTCTTGCCGTCCACGGATTTTTGCATCTGTTAGGATATGATCATGAAACAGTGGAAGATGAGAAAAAAATGTTTTCAAGACAAAAGGATATCCTAGATGAATTCGGGCTACAACGGTAG
- a CDS encoding HD family phosphohydrolase, producing the protein MKFFRILLFVLLGIVLYISMYSNVKPEKLDIRLFSIANQTIRSPITIEDKESTAAKRKDAEEQVQDVYVLNKSISENRIDLISSIFDAATEVNNDIKKKQKEGLFENETLPSKEEKLKLLKEKLTVDVTKDIPDSVLTSLVVSSKDELMIARDLAITAINMIMNNRIPTHEVENAKKKVEEELKYTDLNLDLKNAAIQLGRYAIIPNEFYDPEATEEMRQQAVENVEPVKILEGQIIVEENQLINRDVYRQLELAGMLDNDRSKEPFIGLALLIMVCLTVLYFYFYNLEVKKEQKQTYLLLFSLIFLLSIFLMKTISFLYALDIADIAFIFPAAVGALLMKILIDEKLAIIFTMIMAICGSIMFNEGVTGSLHVSVGIYILCSGLAGILFLSNQRRSNIFKAGLFVAAANVVVILSLVFLRNAQYDLQEYMITVVIGLISGIFSAVLTIGLLPFFEAGFGILSTMRLIELSNPNHPLLKKILTETPGTYHHSVMVANLAESACETIGANGLLARVGAYYHDIGKTKRPQFFIENQLNIENPHDRIPPNMSKNIIIAHATDGAEMLRSHRMPREIVDIAEQHHGTTLLKYFYHKVKQSGAEVNEEEYRYPGPKAQTKESAIVGIADSVEAAVRSMTQPTPEQIEELVRKIIADRLQDNQFNECDITLKELDKVANALCETLKGIFHSRIEYPEMSKQKVKHA; encoded by the coding sequence ATGAAGTTTTTCCGGATCCTCTTATTTGTATTACTTGGCATTGTCCTTTATATATCTATGTATAGCAATGTGAAGCCTGAGAAGCTGGATATTCGTTTGTTTTCAATTGCAAATCAAACCATTCGCTCGCCGATAACGATTGAGGACAAAGAAAGTACTGCAGCGAAAAGAAAAGATGCCGAAGAACAGGTTCAGGATGTCTACGTATTAAATAAATCCATCTCAGAGAACCGTATTGATTTGATATCATCAATCTTTGACGCTGCTACAGAGGTTAATAATGACATAAAAAAGAAGCAGAAAGAGGGTCTCTTTGAGAATGAAACCCTCCCATCTAAAGAAGAAAAATTAAAGCTGTTGAAGGAAAAATTAACCGTAGATGTGACGAAGGATATTCCGGATTCCGTCTTAACCAGTCTGGTTGTATCTTCAAAGGATGAGTTAATGATTGCCAGGGATCTGGCTATCACGGCGATAAATATGATTATGAACAATCGCATTCCCACACATGAAGTGGAAAATGCTAAGAAGAAGGTAGAAGAGGAATTAAAATATACAGATTTAAATCTTGATTTAAAAAATGCAGCCATCCAGTTAGGAAGGTATGCAATTATTCCAAATGAGTTTTATGATCCGGAAGCAACCGAAGAAATGCGTCAGCAGGCTGTCGAAAATGTTGAACCGGTAAAAATACTGGAAGGTCAAATTATTGTTGAAGAAAACCAATTAATAAATCGTGATGTGTACCGACAATTAGAGCTTGCCGGGATGCTTGATAATGATCGGTCGAAAGAACCTTTTATCGGTTTAGCTTTACTTATTATGGTCTGTTTAACAGTATTATATTTTTATTTTTATAATTTGGAGGTGAAAAAGGAGCAAAAGCAAACCTATTTGTTGCTATTCAGCTTGATTTTCCTTTTGTCAATCTTTCTCATGAAAACAATTAGTTTCCTTTATGCTCTCGATATTGCCGATATTGCCTTTATCTTCCCAGCAGCTGTGGGTGCATTGCTGATGAAAATTTTAATCGATGAGAAACTGGCGATCATTTTTACGATGATTATGGCTATTTGTGGGAGTATTATGTTCAATGAAGGAGTAACCGGCTCGTTGCATGTGTCAGTTGGTATCTATATTCTATGCAGCGGTTTAGCAGGTATTTTATTTTTAAGCAATCAACGTCGCTCAAATATTTTTAAGGCAGGGTTATTTGTAGCGGCAGCCAATGTCGTTGTGATTTTATCGCTTGTGTTTTTAAGAAATGCACAGTATGATCTTCAGGAATATATGATTACGGTTGTGATCGGTCTAATATCAGGTATTTTCTCTGCTGTATTAACAATCGGTCTCCTGCCGTTCTTTGAAGCTGGGTTTGGTATTCTGTCAACGATGAGACTGATTGAGCTTTCTAATCCGAATCATCCATTATTAAAGAAAATCCTTACGGAAACACCTGGAACCTATCATCATAGTGTAATGGTGGCAAATCTAGCTGAAAGTGCTTGTGAAACCATTGGTGCGAATGGATTACTCGCAAGGGTAGGGGCCTATTATCACGATATTGGTAAAACAAAAAGGCCACAGTTTTTTATTGAAAATCAATTGAATATTGAAAACCCACATGACCGTATACCGCCTAATATGAGTAAAAATATCATTATTGCTCATGCCACAGATGGAGCTGAAATGCTGAGGTCCCATCGTATGCCAAGGGAAATCGTTGATATTGCAGAGCAGCACCATGGTACAACACTGTTAAAGTATTTTTATCATAAGGTGAAGCAAAGTGGTGCAGAGGTGAATGAGGAGGAATACCGATATCCGGGACCGAAAGCACAAACGAAGGAATCAGCCATTGTGGGGATTGCCGATAGTGTTGAAGCGGCGGTTCGGTCGATGACACAGCCGACGCCAGAACAAATTGAAGAACTCGTAAGAAAGATTATTGCTGACAGACTTCAGGATAATCAGTTTAATGAATGTGATATTACACTAAAAGAATTGGATAAGGTCGCTAATGCGCTATGTGAAACTCTTAAAGGGATTTTCCATTCGCGGATCGAATATCCAGAAATGTCAAAGCAGAAGGTGAAGCATGCATGA
- a CDS encoding PhoH family protein, which translates to MTEDLKTMNVQLKNSNEAIALIGNADANLKVLEQELNVSIITRGETVYVSGDLEHVELVSDILEALLYVIRKGISISGRDVIYAIQMAKKGTLDYFKDLFEEEIAKNAKGKSIRVKTIGQRHYISAMKKNDLVFGIGPAGTGKTYLAVVMAVTALKSGQVKRIILTRPAVEAGESLGFLPGDLKEKVDPYLRPLYDALHDILGTEHTQRLMERGIIEIAPLAYMRGRTLDDAYVILDEAQNTTMAQMKMFLTRLGFGSKMVITGDKTQIDLPKGVTSGLKIAEEVLHDVQGLRFIYLEQSDVVRHPLVAKIIQAYETKE; encoded by the coding sequence ATGACAGAAGATTTAAAAACGATGAATGTTCAATTAAAGAATTCAAATGAAGCAATCGCCTTAATTGGTAATGCAGATGCGAATCTTAAGGTGCTCGAGCAGGAGCTTAATGTGTCTATTATTACTAGAGGAGAAACAGTGTATGTCTCTGGTGATCTTGAACATGTAGAACTAGTTAGCGATATTCTCGAAGCATTATTATATGTGATTAGAAAAGGAATCAGCATCAGCGGGCGGGATGTCATATATGCCATTCAAATGGCAAAAAAGGGAACACTCGACTATTTTAAGGATTTATTTGAAGAAGAAATTGCCAAAAACGCGAAGGGAAAATCAATTCGAGTTAAGACGATTGGGCAGCGACATTATATTTCAGCCATGAAGAAAAATGATTTAGTCTTTGGGATTGGTCCTGCCGGAACAGGAAAGACCTATTTAGCTGTTGTGATGGCAGTGACTGCCTTAAAAAGCGGACAGGTGAAAAGGATCATTTTAACTCGACCGGCTGTAGAGGCTGGAGAAAGCTTGGGTTTTTTACCAGGTGATTTAAAAGAGAAGGTTGACCCTTATTTAAGACCGTTGTATGACGCGTTACATGATATTCTTGGCACAGAGCATACTCAGCGGTTAATGGAGCGTGGGATAATTGAAATTGCTCCTCTTGCTTATATGAGGGGAAGAACCCTTGATGATGCTTATGTGATTTTAGATGAAGCCCAAAACACAACCATGGCTCAAATGAAGATGTTTTTAACTAGACTAGGATTTGGTTCAAAAATGGTTATTACTGGTGACAAAACACAGATTGATTTACCTAAGGGAGTAACATCTGGATTAAAAATTGCTGAGGAGGTACTTCATGATGTTCAAGGTCTTCGATTTATTTATCTTGAGCAAAGTGATGTTGTCCGTCATCCTCTAGTTGCAAAAATCATTCAAGCATATGAAACGAAAGAATAA
- the yqfD gene encoding sporulation protein YqfD translates to MKNRWIIFFSGIITVKISGKGLERLLNTLTRNGLNIWHVRRQGVESITFKIKLTDVKEFRKYVRGSGLKVSFFKREGFPFLLKRLLHNSGFLVGAILFIFIILLLSNMIWGIQVKGADPATEYKIHKELDKMGVKVGRLQLFVENVEAIQRQLTNNVEEITWVGVELQGTTYHLQVVEKNEPKQPEYLSPQNLVAKKKAVIVDMFVEEGQAVVNIHDSVDAGQLLVSGLIGKEGQNVQVPARGEIWGETWYRSDVELPLKSTFQVFNGNEKRKYYLKAADVKIPLWGFGKVEFKEYETETNEKNIQFLKWKLPLSFVHETHRDREVETRIYSKEEAFRVAKEMAKLDIKNRLSEDAKIKGEKILRQSLDNGKVTLSIHFQIIENIAEGQPIIQGESE, encoded by the coding sequence ATGAAGAACCGATGGATCATTTTCTTTTCTGGAATCATCACAGTAAAAATAAGCGGCAAGGGTCTTGAACGATTATTAAACACATTAACCCGTAACGGTTTGAATATTTGGCATGTAAGGCGTCAAGGTGTTGAATCGATTACATTTAAAATCAAATTAACCGATGTGAAGGAATTTAGGAAGTATGTCAGAGGCAGCGGCTTGAAAGTATCCTTCTTTAAACGGGAAGGATTTCCTTTCCTGTTGAAAAGGCTCCTCCATAACAGTGGGTTTCTTGTAGGTGCCATTTTATTCATTTTTATCATTCTGCTCTTATCGAATATGATTTGGGGCATCCAGGTAAAAGGTGCTGACCCAGCAACAGAATATAAAATTCATAAGGAACTGGATAAAATGGGTGTGAAGGTTGGCAGACTTCAACTATTTGTTGAGAATGTCGAAGCGATACAGCGTCAATTAACAAACAATGTAGAGGAAATTACCTGGGTTGGTGTTGAATTACAAGGGACAACCTATCATCTTCAGGTTGTAGAGAAAAATGAGCCGAAACAGCCTGAATATTTAAGTCCACAAAATCTGGTTGCGAAAAAAAAGGCCGTGATTGTTGACATGTTCGTTGAAGAAGGCCAGGCTGTAGTTAATATTCATGATAGCGTGGATGCAGGCCAGCTGCTTGTTTCGGGATTGATTGGAAAAGAAGGCCAGAATGTACAAGTCCCTGCTAGAGGAGAAATCTGGGGGGAAACGTGGTATCGTTCTGATGTTGAATTGCCATTAAAAAGTACGTTTCAAGTTTTCAATGGAAATGAAAAACGGAAATACTATTTAAAAGCTGCTGATGTGAAAATTCCGCTTTGGGGATTTGGCAAGGTCGAGTTTAAGGAATATGAAACAGAAACAAATGAAAAAAACATTCAATTTTTAAAATGGAAGCTTCCGCTTTCATTTGTTCATGAAACCCATCGTGATAGAGAAGTTGAGACAAGGATATATTCAAAGGAAGAAGCCTTTCGAGTGGCAAAAGAAATGGCTAAGCTTGATATAAAAAACCGCTTATCTGAGGATGCTAAGATAAAAGGAGAAAAAATTTTGCGTCAATCATTAGACAATGGTAAAGTAACCTTATCAATACATTTCCAAATTATCGAAAATATAGCAGAAGGACAACCAATTATCCAAGGAGAGTCAGAATGA
- the yqfC gene encoding sporulation protein YqfC produces the protein MAKKWGQYLRNWVTKNMELPQDVMMDLPRITMIGHIHIYIENHRGLITFSDNELRLLLKQGQLLIKGKAFVIKAIMPEEILLEGKIDQVIYLHE, from the coding sequence ATGGCGAAAAAGTGGGGACAATACCTCCGCAATTGGGTGACTAAAAATATGGAGCTTCCTCAGGATGTCATGATGGATCTACCCCGGATTACGATGATTGGACATATACATATCTATATTGAAAACCATCGTGGTTTAATTACCTTTTCAGATAATGAGCTTAGACTGCTTTTAAAACAGGGGCAGCTATTAATAAAAGGGAAAGCATTTGTCATTAAAGCCATAATGCCCGAAGAAATCCTGCTAGAAGGAAAAATAGACCAAGTGATATATTTGCATGAATAA
- the floA gene encoding flotillin-like protein FloA (flotillin-like protein involved in membrane lipid rafts) has product MVISAGSAFLIVAVVIGIILLAILFTFVPVMLWISALAAGVRVSIFTLIGMRLRRVIPSRVINPLIKAHKAGINVTTNQLESHYLAGGNVDRVVNALIAAHRANIELLFERCAAIDLAGRDVLEAVQMSVNPKVIETPFIAGMAMNGIEVKAKARITVRANIDRLVGGAGEETIIARVGEGVISTIGSSEHHTKVLENPDMISQTVLAKGLDSGTAFEILSIDIADVDIGKNIGAHLQMEQADADKNIAQAKAEERRAMAVAKEQEMRARVEEMRAKVVESEATVPLAMAEALRSGNLGVMDYMNLQNITADTDMRESIGKMSGPKDGKNKKE; this is encoded by the coding sequence ATGGTTATATCAGCAGGATCAGCATTTTTAATTGTGGCCGTTGTAATAGGGATTATTTTGTTAGCGATTTTATTTACCTTTGTCCCGGTAATGCTTTGGATTTCAGCCCTTGCAGCTGGAGTACGAGTGAGTATTTTTACCCTAATTGGAATGAGGTTAAGAAGGGTTATTCCAAGCAGGGTTATTAACCCGCTAATTAAAGCGCATAAGGCAGGAATTAATGTAACAACGAATCAACTTGAGAGCCATTACCTAGCAGGCGGTAATGTGGACAGGGTGGTTAATGCTTTGATTGCCGCACACCGTGCGAATATTGAATTACTGTTCGAGCGCTGTGCAGCCATTGATTTGGCAGGAAGAGACGTATTAGAGGCTGTACAAATGAGCGTTAATCCAAAAGTAATTGAAACACCATTTATTGCAGGGATGGCTATGAATGGCATTGAAGTAAAAGCGAAAGCTAGAATCACGGTTAGAGCAAATATTGACCGGCTTGTCGGTGGTGCTGGGGAAGAAACGATAATAGCCCGTGTTGGGGAAGGGGTTATTTCCACCATTGGTTCTTCTGAACACCATACGAAAGTATTAGAAAATCCAGATATGATTTCACAAACAGTCCTTGCAAAAGGGTTAGATTCTGGTACAGCCTTTGAAATATTATCGATTGACATCGCTGATGTGGATATCGGTAAAAATATCGGTGCGCACCTACAGATGGAGCAGGCGGATGCTGATAAGAATATTGCCCAGGCCAAAGCTGAAGAGCGTCGAGCGATGGCTGTAGCTAAGGAGCAGGAAATGAGAGCAAGGGTAGAAGAAATGAGAGCAAAGGTTGTTGAATCAGAGGCAACGGTCCCACTTGCTATGGCGGAAGCACTTCGTTCAGGTAATTTAGGTGTTATGGATTATATGAACCTGCAAAATATCACAGCTGATACAGATATGCGGGAATCTATTGGGAAAATGTCCGGTCCTAAAGACGGTAAAAATAAAAAGGAATAG
- a CDS encoding NfeD family protein: MLSRHVGLLWGLSAFILLSIPAGVSASMMKGDGQINGGILEQLAFFTTEPIVITILLTIGFLGFVVELFTPRIGLPGIVGILAFLLFFYGHIVIGSAGITAVILFATGIILILLELVLPGGIIGIFGFGAFLASFFLAGNNFVQMGISLLIAFSISILACVVMIKVYDKKMKFFKKLILTDSTSTEQGYVSNQNRTELVGVVGTCLTDLRPSGMVVIGEERIDVVSEGEFIAKGSQVKVVKTEGSRIVVREIVNKDRE, from the coding sequence ATGCTTAGCCGTCATGTCGGATTGTTATGGGGCCTGTCCGCTTTTATTCTGCTTTCAATTCCAGCCGGTGTTAGTGCTTCAATGATGAAAGGAGATGGTCAAATAAACGGTGGCATTTTAGAGCAACTTGCCTTTTTTACAACCGAGCCAATTGTCATAACCATTTTACTTACAATTGGGTTTTTAGGCTTTGTCGTTGAATTATTTACTCCTAGAATTGGACTCCCTGGAATAGTGGGGATTTTAGCGTTTCTCCTGTTTTTTTATGGTCATATTGTTATCGGCTCGGCAGGGATTACAGCCGTCATTTTATTTGCGACCGGAATTATCCTTATTTTATTGGAATTAGTTTTACCAGGAGGAATTATTGGTATTTTTGGTTTCGGAGCCTTTTTGGCTAGTTTTTTCCTTGCTGGAAATAATTTTGTTCAAATGGGTATTTCATTACTTATTGCATTTTCAATTTCTATTCTAGCCTGCGTGGTTATGATAAAGGTGTATGATAAAAAAATGAAATTTTTCAAGAAATTAATCCTAACTGATTCTACAAGCACGGAACAAGGCTATGTATCTAATCAAAATAGAACAGAACTGGTGGGAGTTGTCGGTACCTGTTTAACTGATTTACGTCCTTCAGGTATGGTTGTTATTGGTGAAGAACGAATTGATGTGGTATCTGAAGGAGAATTTATTGCTAAAGGCTCTCAAGTAAAAGTAGTGAAAACGGAAGGGTCAAGAATAGTTGTAAGAGAAATAGTAAATAAAGATAGAGAATAA
- a CDS encoding GatB/YqeY domain-containing protein, with amino-acid sequence MSLLERLNSDIKQAMKNKEKDKLTTIRMIKASIQNEAIKLGSELSEEEEVNVLSREVKQRKDSLHEFEKAGREDLAEKIRTELQYVELYMPEQLSEEEVTEIVKQAILETGASSKAEMGKVMSAVMPKVKGKADGSLVNKLVQQHLS; translated from the coding sequence ATGAGTCTTCTCGAACGTTTAAATTCTGATATAAAGCAAGCGATGAAAAACAAAGAAAAAGATAAGCTTACGACTATCCGCATGATAAAAGCTTCTATTCAAAATGAAGCCATCAAGCTTGGGTCAGAGCTATCTGAAGAAGAAGAAGTAAATGTCCTTTCACGTGAAGTTAAACAACGCAAGGACTCCCTCCATGAATTTGAAAAAGCTGGTCGTGAAGATCTCGCAGAAAAAATCCGTACTGAATTACAGTACGTAGAATTATATATGCCTGAGCAGCTATCTGAAGAGGAAGTAACTGAAATTGTCAAACAGGCTATTTTAGAAACGGGTGCTTCATCAAAAGCAGAAATGGGAAAAGTGATGTCAGCAGTGATGCCGAAGGTAAAGGGCAAAGCAGATGGATCACTTGTAAATAAACTTGTACAACAACACCTTTCATAA
- the rpsU gene encoding 30S ribosomal protein S21 — protein MSKTVVRKNESLEDALRRFKRTVSKSGTIQEARKREFYEKPSVKRKKKSEAARKRKF, from the coding sequence ATGTCTAAAACTGTCGTTCGTAAAAACGAATCGCTTGAAGATGCTCTTCGACGCTTCAAACGTACTGTTTCTAAATCTGGTACTATTCAAGAAGCTAGAAAGCGCGAATTTTATGAAAAACCTAGCGTTAAGCGTAAGAAGAAGTCTGAAGCTGCAAGAAAACGTAAGTTCTAA
- the mtaB gene encoding tRNA (N(6)-L-threonylcarbamoyladenosine(37)-C(2))-methylthiotransferase MtaB gives MQTVAFHTLGCKVNHYETEAIWQLFKQEGYERVDFEARSDVYIINTCTVTNTGDKKSRQVIRRAIRKNPDAVICVTGCYAQTSPAEIMAIPGVDIVIGTQDRVKMLEYINQYKEERQPINAVGNIMKSRVYEELDVPSFTDRTRASLKIQEGCNNFCTFCIIPWARGLMRSRDPKEVIHQAQQLVDAGYKEIVLTGIHTGGYGEDLKDYNLAMLLSDLEANVNGLKRLRISSIEASQISDEVIDVIKNSNVIVRHLHIPLQSGSDTVLKRMRRKYTMASFAERLRKLREIMPDLAVTSDVIVGFPGESEEEFMETYQFVKEHQFSELHVFPYSKRTGTPAARMEDQVDEDVKNERVHRLISLSDQLAKEYASKFEGEVLEVIPEEEFKEEANQGLYVGYTDNYLKVVFPATEDMVGEIVKVKIARAGYPYNEGEFVRVLEDSEIKNEAV, from the coding sequence ATGCAAACAGTTGCATTCCATACACTTGGCTGTAAAGTAAATCACTATGAAACAGAGGCCATTTGGCAATTATTTAAACAAGAAGGCTATGAGCGTGTAGATTTTGAAGCAAGATCAGATGTTTATATTATCAATACTTGTACAGTAACTAATACCGGCGATAAAAAAAGTCGTCAGGTTATTCGACGGGCAATCAGAAAAAATCCTGATGCTGTTATTTGTGTAACAGGCTGCTATGCACAAACGTCACCAGCTGAAATTATGGCGATACCAGGTGTAGACATTGTCATTGGAACACAGGATCGTGTGAAAATGCTTGAATATATTAACCAATATAAGGAAGAACGTCAGCCAATCAATGCAGTTGGAAATATTATGAAGAGTCGTGTTTATGAAGAATTGGATGTACCTTCCTTTACCGATCGCACACGGGCTTCATTGAAAATCCAAGAAGGCTGTAATAACTTCTGTACATTTTGTATTATTCCATGGGCAAGAGGTTTAATGCGTTCCCGTGACCCTAAGGAAGTCATTCACCAGGCACAGCAGCTTGTTGATGCAGGCTACAAGGAAATTGTGTTAACTGGAATTCATACAGGCGGTTATGGAGAAGATTTAAAGGATTATAACCTCGCTATGCTATTAAGTGATTTAGAAGCCAATGTCAACGGATTAAAGCGTCTTAGAATCTCTTCGATTGAGGCCAGTCAAATATCTGATGAAGTCATTGATGTCATTAAGAACTCAAATGTGATTGTCAGACATTTGCATATCCCACTTCAATCTGGATCAGACACTGTATTAAAGAGAATGCGAAGAAAATATACAATGGCCTCCTTTGCGGAAAGATTAAGGAAATTACGAGAAATCATGCCAGATTTAGCTGTTACGTCCGATGTTATTGTTGGTTTCCCAGGTGAATCAGAAGAGGAATTTATGGAAACCTATCAATTTGTCAAGGAGCATCAATTTTCTGAGCTACACGTCTTTCCATATTCAAAACGGACAGGCACTCCAGCGGCCAGAATGGAGGACCAGGTAGATGAGGACGTGAAAAATGAACGTGTTCACCGTTTGATTTCCTTATCAGATCAGCTGGCAAAAGAATATGCCTCTAAATTTGAAGGCGAAGTATTAGAGGTAATTCCTGAAGAGGAATTCAAGGAAGAAGCAAATCAAGGCTTATACGTTGGTTATACTGACAATTATTTAAAGGTTGTCTTCCCTGCTACGGAAGACATGGTCGGTGAAATTGTTAAGGTCAAAATAGCAAGAGCAGGTTACCCATACAATGAAGGGGAATTTGTTCGTGTCCTTGAGGATTCAGAAATAAAAAATGAGGCAGTATAA
- a CDS encoding 16S rRNA (uracil(1498)-N(3))-methyltransferase has protein sequence MQRYFASYSTDNNCFFITGEDCHHISKVMRMKEKDEIICVSDDQRTALCSIAEISTDQVTASVIQWKEESVELPVTVTIVSGLPKGDKMEWIIQKGTELGAAKFIPFTADRSVVKWDGKKADKKITRWKKIAKEAAEQSHRTVIPEITEPVNLSALLKDAKSYDVKLVAYEEEARQGEVTALVSSLKGLEKGGSLLIVFGPEGGLTDNEVEKLKADGFHPCGLGPRILRTETAPLYLLSAVSYQLELLEVN, from the coding sequence ATGCAGCGATATTTTGCTTCCTATTCAACAGATAATAATTGTTTTTTTATCACTGGAGAGGATTGTCATCATATTTCCAAGGTGATGAGAATGAAAGAAAAGGATGAAATCATCTGTGTAAGTGATGATCAGAGAACCGCTCTCTGTTCAATTGCAGAAATTTCCACTGACCAAGTGACAGCTAGCGTTATACAATGGAAGGAAGAGTCGGTTGAATTGCCTGTCACAGTGACAATCGTGAGCGGCCTGCCTAAAGGGGATAAGATGGAGTGGATTATTCAAAAAGGAACCGAGCTTGGTGCAGCAAAGTTTATCCCTTTTACTGCAGATCGTTCTGTCGTGAAATGGGATGGAAAAAAAGCAGATAAAAAAATTACTAGGTGGAAAAAAATTGCAAAGGAAGCTGCTGAGCAATCTCATCGTACCGTCATCCCTGAAATTACAGAGCCTGTTAATCTCTCAGCACTTCTAAAGGATGCAAAGTCATATGATGTAAAATTAGTGGCATACGAGGAGGAAGCAAGACAAGGCGAGGTTACAGCGCTTGTATCCAGCTTAAAAGGCTTGGAAAAAGGCGGCTCTTTACTTATTGTGTTCGGACCGGAAGGCGGCTTAACGGATAATGAAGTGGAGAAGCTGAAAGCAGACGGCTTTCATCCCTGTGGGCTGGGACCAAGAATACTGCGGACAGAAACAGCCCCGCTATACCTGCTATCTGCGGTATCATATCAATTAGAATTACTCGAGGTGAATTAA
- the prmA gene encoding 50S ribosomal protein L11 methyltransferase, producing the protein MKWSEISIHTTNEAIEPISNILHEAGASGVVIEDPVELVKEREDRFGEIYQLNPKDYPEEGVIIKAYLPINSFLGETVEEIKEAINNLIIYNIDIGKNSVSLSEVHEEEWATAWKKYYHPVKISKYFTIVPTWEEYTPVSSDELIIELDPGMAFGTGTHPTTVMSIQALERIVKKADTVIDVGTGSGVLSIAAAMLGAEKVTALDLDEVAVQSARLNLKLNKVHEIVEVRQNNLLEGIDTKADVIVANILAEVILRFTDDAAKCVKEGGYFVTAGIIKQKKDQVRESIEGAGFEIEETLYMEDWVAFIAKRK; encoded by the coding sequence TTGAAATGGTCAGAAATCAGTATTCATACAACAAATGAAGCAATTGAACCGATTTCCAACATTCTGCACGAAGCAGGTGCGAGCGGTGTGGTCATTGAAGACCCGGTAGAACTTGTGAAGGAAAGGGAAGATCGTTTCGGCGAAATCTACCAGCTAAATCCGAAAGATTACCCTGAGGAAGGCGTTATTATAAAAGCTTATTTACCGATTAATAGCTTTTTAGGTGAAACGGTTGAGGAAATCAAAGAGGCAATCAATAATTTGATTATCTATAATATAGACATTGGAAAAAATAGTGTTTCTCTCTCGGAGGTTCACGAAGAAGAATGGGCAACGGCATGGAAAAAGTATTATCATCCCGTGAAAATTTCTAAGTATTTTACGATTGTACCTACTTGGGAAGAATATACACCTGTAAGTAGTGATGAGCTAATCATTGAGTTAGACCCGGGTATGGCCTTTGGTACAGGAACACACCCAACGACGGTTATGAGCATTCAAGCCCTCGAGCGGATTGTAAAAAAAGCTGACACTGTCATCGATGTTGGAACAGGCTCAGGTGTTTTAAGCATTGCCGCAGCTATGTTAGGTGCTGAAAAGGTGACGGCTTTAGATTTAGATGAGGTAGCGGTTCAATCTGCCAGATTAAATTTAAAGCTTAATAAGGTGCACGAGATCGTTGAGGTCCGACAAAACAATTTACTAGAAGGAATCGACACGAAGGCAGATGTCATCGTGGCTAATATTCTTGCCGAAGTGATTTTGCGCTTTACAGATGATGCTGCTAAATGTGTGAAAGAGGGCGGCTATTTTGTCACAGCCGGTATTATCAAACAAAAAAAGGACCAAGTAAGAGAATCCATTGAAGGTGCTGGTTTTGAAATTGAAGAAACACTTTATATGGAGGACTGGGTTGCCTTTATTGCAAAAAGAAAATAA